One stretch of Cedecea neteri DNA includes these proteins:
- a CDS encoding FliM/FliN family flagellar motor switch protein, translated as MSLRGHLRKLDGRQLALELLRNHHPGSEIAEFSGQERYLQVQLEDKQGSRAQAWLSVDAWLEYMDAHLPDIPWSEVPLNYLTRWLNHLELSFLVEEQVWDAVQIALPAGALPEKALAIPAEPCQLLCLDWPQSGDRVLHVPAISANQVPFQLNYVLGFSQLSLAQLADVAAGDLLLIKQKLPHLAVGDRRLFKLSYYPDREVIVEEQLEEHYQEYYEDEVLHDWTSLPVNIEFVLEGRTVTLAELDTITPGTSLALTPEAEQNIKIYLNKKLFARGELVALENGSLAVEVNHVNPTLPGNRVQPDVE; from the coding sequence CAAGCTTGACGGCCGCCAGCTGGCGCTTGAGCTGTTGCGTAACCATCACCCCGGCAGCGAGATCGCTGAGTTTAGCGGGCAGGAGCGCTACCTGCAGGTGCAGCTTGAGGATAAGCAGGGCAGCCGGGCGCAGGCCTGGCTTAGCGTTGACGCCTGGCTCGAATATATGGATGCCCACCTGCCCGATATCCCCTGGTCGGAGGTTCCCCTCAACTATCTGACGCGCTGGTTAAACCATCTCGAACTGAGCTTTTTGGTCGAGGAGCAGGTGTGGGATGCGGTACAGATTGCGCTACCCGCCGGCGCCCTGCCGGAAAAGGCGCTTGCGATCCCCGCAGAGCCTTGCCAACTGCTGTGTCTTGACTGGCCACAGAGCGGGGACCGCGTATTGCATGTCCCGGCCATCTCTGCCAATCAGGTGCCTTTCCAGCTGAACTACGTGTTGGGATTCAGCCAGCTCTCCCTTGCCCAGTTAGCAGACGTGGCTGCAGGGGATTTGCTGCTGATAAAACAGAAATTGCCCCACCTGGCGGTAGGCGATCGTCGACTTTTTAAACTGAGTTATTACCCCGATCGGGAGGTTATTGTGGAAGAGCAGTTAGAAGAGCATTACCAGGAATATTATGAAGATGAGGTTTTGCACGACTGGACAAGCCTGCCCGTCAATATTGAATTTGTGCTGGAAGGCCGGACGGTGACCCTGGCGGAATTAGATACAATAACGCCGGGCACGTCATTGGCGCTGACCCCAGAAGCGGAACAGAATATTAAAATCTACCTCAACAAAAAGCTATTTGCCCGCGGTGAGCTGGTAGCTCTGGAGAACGGATCTCTGGCGGTGGAGGTTAATCACGTGAACCCGACTCTGCCAGGTAACAGGGTACAGCCTGATGTTGAGTAA
- a CDS encoding EscR/YscR/HrcR family type III secretion system export apparatus protein, with the protein MLSNDISLIALLSFFTLLPFIIAGGTCFIKFSIVLVMVRNALGIQQVPSTLTLNGVALILSAFVMMPVCQKISGYIEENHIDFNDSSSVTQLMDQGLGSYRAYLVNYSDHDLIRFFNKVQQQRTGEPEPEVEDHELTDLPLMTLMPAYALSEIQSAFKIAFYLYVPFVVIDMVVSSILLALGMMMMSPVTISIPIKLILFVSMNGWSLLTKGLIAQYADLMTS; encoded by the coding sequence ATGTTGAGTAATGATATTTCTTTAATTGCGTTATTGTCGTTTTTCACCTTATTGCCTTTTATTATTGCCGGGGGAACCTGCTTTATTAAGTTCTCCATTGTGCTGGTGATGGTGCGCAATGCCCTCGGGATCCAACAGGTACCTTCGACCTTAACCTTAAATGGTGTAGCGCTTATTTTAAGCGCTTTTGTCATGATGCCGGTGTGTCAGAAAATTTCCGGCTATATAGAAGAAAACCATATCGACTTCAATGACAGCAGTTCGGTAACGCAACTTATGGATCAGGGATTGGGAAGTTACCGGGCGTATCTGGTGAATTATTCCGATCATGACTTAATCCGCTTTTTTAATAAAGTACAGCAGCAAAGAACCGGTGAGCCGGAGCCTGAAGTGGAAGACCATGAATTAACGGACCTGCCGCTCATGACCCTGATGCCAGCCTATGCGCTAAGCGAAATTCAAAGCGCATTTAAAATTGCGTTTTATCTTTACGTCCCGTTTGTGGTCATCGATATGGTGGTTTCCAGCATCCTGCTGGCGTTGGGGATGATGATGATGAGCCCGGTGACCATTTCGATTCCTATTAAGCTCATTCTGTTCGTGTCAATGAACGGTTGGAGTTTGTTAACCAAAGGACTGATCGCCCAGTACGCCGATCTGATGACATCATGA
- the sctT gene encoding type III secretion system export apparatus subunit SctT — translation MLFVAFYLNFQHSVLTFVIVYARLAIVFYMLPVLGERVLSNLIIKNTIISLTIIGLWPCFETVVSPEQGWLIIIIKECIIGLILAFTLCMPFWVVIGLGEILDNQRGATISDSIDPVNGVQSSILSGFLNFAFGAIFFASGGMRLLMEVMVQSYQMLPRGSSLEGVHWEQAGHLLVVLMQNSILLAAPVMLVMMIAEMLLGVFARYCPQLNPFSLSLTIKSFIAFAVFLFYGFHSLSEKPLHMFSLSGFQQFLP, via the coding sequence ATGCTGTTTGTGGCGTTCTATCTTAATTTTCAGCACAGCGTGCTGACTTTTGTCATCGTTTACGCGCGGTTGGCAATCGTCTTTTATATGCTTCCGGTACTGGGCGAACGGGTTCTATCAAATCTGATTATTAAAAACACGATTATCTCTCTGACGATTATTGGTCTTTGGCCCTGCTTTGAAACAGTAGTAAGCCCGGAGCAGGGCTGGCTTATTATTATAATTAAAGAATGTATTATCGGGTTAATTTTAGCGTTTACGCTGTGTATGCCTTTCTGGGTAGTCATCGGCCTCGGTGAAATTCTTGATAACCAACGCGGCGCGACCATCAGTGACAGTATCGACCCGGTTAACGGGGTGCAAAGCTCGATATTATCAGGTTTTCTAAACTTTGCTTTCGGTGCTATTTTTTTTGCCAGCGGAGGCATGCGGCTACTTATGGAAGTGATGGTGCAAAGCTATCAAATGCTTCCACGAGGGAGTTCCTTAGAAGGTGTTCACTGGGAACAGGCCGGACACCTGCTGGTGGTATTGATGCAAAACAGCATTCTCCTTGCTGCGCCGGTGATGTTAGTGATGATGATCGCCGAAATGTTGCTCGGCGTGTTTGCGCGTTATTGCCCGCAGCTCAACCCTTTTTCACTGTCTCTAACCATTAAAAGCTTTATCGCCTTCGCAGTTTTCCTTTTCTACGGCTTTCACTCGCTGTCTGAGAAACCGCTGCACATGTTCTCGCTTTCAGGTTTTCAGCAATTCCTTCCCTGA
- the sctS gene encoding type III secretion system export apparatus subunit SctS, protein MSNVLFIGNSALLVVLKLTAVPIAFATIVGIIVGLFQTIMQIQEQTLPFGLKMLAVFASIFMLMEWFSAEMMNFATQAFYMAFR, encoded by the coding sequence ATGAGTAATGTATTATTTATTGGCAATTCCGCGCTGCTCGTTGTGCTGAAGCTAACGGCGGTACCTATCGCCTTTGCTACCATCGTTGGCATTATCGTTGGCCTGTTTCAGACCATCATGCAAATTCAGGAACAAACGCTGCCTTTTGGGTTAAAAATGCTGGCGGTGTTTGCCAGCATTTTTATGCTGATGGAGTGGTTTTCAGCCGAAATGATGAATTTCGCCACTCAGGCTTTTTATATGGCTTTTCGTTAA